Proteins encoded by one window of Bacteroidia bacterium:
- a CDS encoding OmpA family protein produces the protein MIAPQIKKIFFAVVALLITTASFAQQDDLVLADQLYSKYSYGKAIPLYEKVLSKEYHHGTASKLADCYRKNNQYKDAEKWYEKITADTNATNNEHLQYAKVLISLDKKDKAEMHLEKYLAKKPDDKLVAEQLMALKNNAYSKAQDSWLVKRLLINSVNSDMCAVPYEDGIVFASSREEGKSKTQDWTSKPYLSLWFSKGKENNFSTPVLLELADKSKYNDGPVSFSSDGNEMYITRNYEENGKIVRDQNRIVRLKIFSATKVNGKFDSFKEFKYNNKAYSCAHPFISKDGNKLYFASDMPGGKGGMDIWVCNRVNGDWEKPVNLGAEVNTTENEVFPYIDHEGSLYFSSNGRSGMGGLDIFKCVFENGKFKTAENIGGPLNSTFDDFAYVYDKKNMCGYLTSNRDTKNENDDLYMFKKNCVPLDGLVYDKETNLPLANAKVVINEGGNNFAEVQTDDKGKFKSCLSIGQNYDFIASKNEYKENKVSINGVNDEPQTIKIPLSKIPAFTLEGHVYLEEDKSSLTNHPVKLMNLKTNKETETLTDANGNYHFDLEPETNYKVMTFRENCADNFADRSTIGLTKSTVLKADFGFFCQGDVIRVDNIYYDLAKWNIRPDAAKELDKLVDIMKKYPKMQIELGSHTDCRASYKYNMDLSEKRAKSAVQYIVKKGVEASRMTYKGYGESKLINHCECEGTRVVPCTEEEHQQNRRTEFKVLNVK, from the coding sequence ATGATAGCACCACAGATAAAGAAAATATTTTTTGCAGTTGTAGCACTTTTAATTACAACAGCAAGTTTTGCACAGCAAGATGATTTGGTTCTTGCCGACCAGCTTTATTCCAAGTACAGTTATGGAAAAGCAATACCGCTCTATGAGAAAGTTCTCTCCAAAGAATATCATCATGGCACGGCCTCAAAACTTGCCGACTGTTACAGAAAGAACAATCAATATAAAGATGCCGAAAAATGGTATGAGAAAATAACAGCAGACACCAATGCAACCAATAACGAACATCTTCAATATGCCAAAGTGCTGATAAGTCTTGACAAAAAAGACAAAGCCGAAATGCATCTTGAGAAATATTTGGCAAAAAAACCGGATGACAAATTAGTTGCCGAACAATTAATGGCGCTAAAAAACAACGCTTACAGCAAGGCTCAAGACTCATGGCTAGTTAAACGTTTATTGATAAACTCAGTAAATAGTGATATGTGTGCTGTACCTTATGAAGATGGAATTGTATTCGCCTCTTCGCGCGAAGAAGGCAAAAGCAAAACACAGGACTGGACATCCAAACCATATCTTTCATTATGGTTCAGCAAGGGTAAAGAAAATAATTTCAGCACTCCTGTTTTACTCGAACTTGCTGATAAATCAAAATACAATGACGGCCCTGTTTCATTTTCTTCTGATGGAAACGAAATGTACATTACACGCAATTATGAGGAGAATGGAAAAATTGTACGCGATCAGAATAGAATAGTCAGGCTAAAAATATTCAGTGCTACAAAGGTTAACGGAAAATTTGATTCTTTTAAAGAATTTAAATATAATAATAAGGCTTACTCCTGTGCGCATCCATTTATTTCAAAAGACGGCAATAAACTTTATTTCGCCAGCGATATGCCGGGTGGAAAAGGAGGCATGGATATTTGGGTTTGCAACAGAGTAAATGGCGATTGGGAAAAGCCAGTTAATCTTGGCGCAGAGGTAAACACCACAGAGAATGAAGTATTTCCATATATCGATCATGAGGGCAGTTTGTACTTCTCTTCAAATGGTCGGAGTGGCATGGGAGGATTAGACATTTTTAAATGTGTTTTTGAAAACGGAAAATTCAAAACTGCAGAAAATATTGGAGGCCCGCTCAATTCAACTTTTGATGACTTTGCTTATGTTTACGATAAGAAAAACATGTGTGGTTATCTGACATCAAACCGTGACACAAAAAATGAGAATGACGACTTGTACATGTTTAAAAAGAACTGTGTGCCGTTGGATGGTTTGGTTTATGACAAAGAAACCAATCTGCCGCTTGCCAATGCCAAAGTTGTAATCAACGAAGGAGGGAATAACTTTGCCGAAGTACAAACTGATGACAAAGGTAAATTCAAATCATGTTTATCTATAGGACAGAATTACGATTTCATTGCATCGAAAAATGAATACAAAGAAAATAAAGTGTCTATCAATGGTGTGAATGATGAGCCACAGACAATAAAAATTCCATTATCAAAAATCCCTGCATTTACTCTTGAAGGTCATGTTTATTTGGAAGAAGACAAATCATCATTAACTAACCATCCGGTTAAACTGATGAATTTAAAAACAAATAAAGAAACCGAAACGCTTACTGACGCAAATGGAAATTACCATTTTGACTTAGAACCGGAGACTAACTACAAAGTTATGACCTTTAGAGAAAATTGCGCTGATAACTTTGCTGACCGTTCTACTATTGGATTGACGAAGTCAACCGTTTTAAAAGCAGACTTTGGATTCTTCTGTCAGGGTGATGTAATTCGTGTTGACAATATTTATTACGATTTAGCCAAATGGAACATCAGACCTGATGCTGCAAAAGAATTGGATAAGTTAGTTGACATCATGAAAAAGTATCCTAAGATGCAGATAGAATTAGGCTCACATACCGACTGTCGTGCAAGTTACAAATACAACATGGATCTTTCCGAAAAACGTGCTAAGTCTGCCGTACAATACATCGTTAAAAAAGGTGTTGAGGCCTCAAGGATGACTTACAAAGGCTATGGTGAATCAAAACTGATTAATCATTGTGAATGTGAGGGGACACGAGTTGTGCCTTGCACAGAAGAAGAACATCAGCAAAATAGACGTACTGAGTTTAAAGTGCTGAATGTAAAATAA
- a CDS encoding type IX secretion system membrane protein PorP/SprF: MKEAINRIHNNKNSIAMYSTIKKIWVMSVLLTSICSIKASAQYDPLFTQYMFNEMFINPAYAGSRDQISATALYRNQWVGMEGAPKTQTVSIHGPVKNKKVGLGLSFMNESIGVEKKVGFFTNYAYRLQTSEYGRLAFGLQAGLIHMRENYLDVVTHDPNDIQFSQNVSKLVPNAGFGIYYNTKRFYAGFSIPRLIENYIDSVNGGDIKNKFTHQNFHYFLTGGYVFDISPEIKLKPMTMIKASDGATIQADVTLAAYFNEIFWIGATYRTGAAASVFAQVNLTKQLRLGYSYDYTTNQLNKYNSGTHEITLGYDIPLKRTGVLSPRFF; the protein is encoded by the coding sequence ATGAAAGAAGCAATAAACAGAATTCACAACAATAAAAACAGTATAGCAATGTATTCAACAATAAAAAAAATATGGGTTATGTCAGTATTACTGACCTCTATATGCAGCATTAAAGCCAGTGCACAGTACGACCCATTGTTTACACAATACATGTTTAACGAAATGTTTATCAACCCGGCTTATGCAGGTTCGCGCGATCAGATATCGGCAACTGCATTGTACAGAAATCAATGGGTGGGAATGGAAGGTGCACCAAAAACACAAACTGTTTCCATACATGGTCCTGTAAAAAATAAAAAAGTGGGATTAGGTTTGTCTTTCATGAATGAATCAATAGGTGTAGAAAAGAAAGTAGGATTTTTCACCAACTACGCCTATCGTTTGCAAACAAGCGAATATGGCAGATTGGCTTTCGGACTTCAGGCAGGTCTTATCCACATGCGAGAAAACTATCTTGATGTAGTGACCCATGATCCTAACGACATTCAGTTCAGTCAGAATGTATCGAAATTAGTTCCCAATGCAGGATTTGGAATCTATTACAACACCAAACGTTTTTATGCAGGATTTTCAATACCACGACTGATAGAAAACTATATTGACTCAGTGAATGGCGGAGATATTAAAAATAAATTTACACATCAGAACTTTCATTACTTTCTGACCGGTGGATATGTGTTTGATATCAGTCCTGAAATAAAATTAAAACCAATGACTATGATAAAAGCATCAGATGGAGCTACCATTCAGGCAGATGTTACATTAGCTGCATACTTCAATGAAATTTTCTGGATTGGTGCCACCTACAGAACAGGTGCTGCCGCTTCAGTTTTTGCACAAGTTAATCTTACCAAACAACTTCGCCTTGGCTACTCTTATGATTACACCACTAATCAGCTGAACAAATATAATTCCGGCACACATGAGATAACACTTGGATATGACATACCGCTTAAACGCACAGGTGTGCTTAGCCCTCGTTTCTTCTAA